Below is a window of Sulfurisphaera ohwakuensis DNA.
ACGATATTAAGCAATAGGTTTACTTCAGCTAATATATTTCCAATTTATGTGGTTATTCCATACAATGGTACTTTTAATCAAACAGCATATAATTACGCAGTAAGTATATATAAAGAGTTGTCTAGTATACCCGGAGTAACGGCGGTACAATCCCCTGTTTCGCCATATGGAGGAATAGTTAATTATAGTGAACTTGGAGAGTATAATTATACTCAGTATTTCTCCCACGGTTATATGCTGTTTGTAGTAAATCAAAAATATCAACCATTCTCTAATCAAGCATTTCAAATTGTTCAGCAAATAGAAAAGATTATAAAGAACGGTTATGTTGGTGGAGGACCCGTAGACGCTTTTAACATTTATAATTTCGTTAAAACTAACTTCTTTATCATAGTAGGAGAAATAGCTGTCACAATGTTTATCCTATTGCTTATTATGACAAGGTCTTTAGCTGTTTCTGGAGTAATAATTTACACAATACTATCAGCTGTAGCAATAACTTTAGCTCTAGAAAGGTTAATATTTACTAATGTTCTTGGTTACTCGGTATTTGCTGTAGTGCCGATTTTCTTAGTTTCAATTATCATAGGTATAGGAATGGACTATAATATTTTCTTAATAGCTAGGGTTCATGAAGAATTAGAAAAAGGAAATAACATGGAGACTGCAGTTGAAATTTCTGTTAGTAATTTAAGGTTAACAATAGCTTTTCTAGGCTTAATTTTTGCTGGTACATTAGGTTCATTAATGTTAGTAAAAGCTTCAATTTTGCAAGAATTAGGATTCGCATTTGCTGTAGCAGCTATACTGGAAACTACTGTACTCTGGAGCTATTTAAGTCCCTCGTTATTGCTTATCCTTTACAGAAGATTTAAGATAAGGCCTAAGCTAATAGTATAAAAGCTATATTTTTTATTTCTATATATGATTAGAGAGCTTCAAGTAATAATTAAATTAGCACCTAGAGTTCTGAGGCTTAGAGAATTTAGGCAGAGGGAATTTAAGGGAGAAAAAGTTGATGAAGACGAAATGAGAAAAGAAGGAAGAAAATTACTTGAAGCGTTTATTTCTTTAGGACCAGCATTTATTAAATTAGGCCAAGTTCTTTCTGTTCATTCTGATGTTCTACCGGAACCTTATCTAAAGGAATTATCTAAATTACAAGATGAAGTTCCTCCAGCACCATGGGAGGAAGTTGAACCTATACTTAGAGAAGATTTAGGGGAGAAATTTAATGAATATGAAATAGAGAAGAAACCAATATCTTCAGCAAGTATAGGTCAAGTTTATTTAGCAAAAGAAAAAAAGTCCGGAAAAATAGTAGTGATTAAGGTAAATAGGCCTAGAATTAAGGAAATCGCAGAGAGAGACGTAAAAGTTATCCAGAATTTATTACCTTTAACAAAGTATCTATTTGATGAGTCCTTTTATGAAAGTTTAAGGGCAATAGTGAATGATTTTAGTAAGAGAATATTTGAAGAAATGGATTTTACTAAAGAAGCATTCTATATGAAAAAAATTAAAGAGGAGCTTGAAGAATTTCCCGATGTTATTGTGCCAGAATCATATTATGCGACTAAACGAGTACTTATCATGGAATATTTAAAAGGGTATAAAGTCACTTCTCCAGAGGCTAAAAAGATTGTAAAGCCCGATTATTTAGCATATAGGGTATTTAGAACTTTTATGTTACTATTATTAACGAAAGAGTATTTTCATGCTGATCCTCATCCTGGAAATTTAGCTGTTGATGAAAAAGGGAATTTAATACTTTACGATTTCGGAATGGTTGGAAGAATGGATAAAGAGACAAGAAATAGACTTTTAAGAGCTTACGCCGCCTTAATAAGGCTAGACGCAATAGGTTTAGTAAAAGTCCTTGAAGAATTAGGGGCTATTCAGCCTGAAGCAGATAGGGAAATACTAGCAAAAGGTATAGAGCTATTCTTAAAAACATTTGAGGGAATTACGGCAGAAACCCTAGAAGTAGAAACTTTCCTTAACGCGGCAAATGAAGTATTTTATCGTTTTCCACTAAAAATACCAGAAAAGTTAGCAATATATATAAGAATGACATCAGTACTTGGGGGTACTTGCACACAAATAGATCCAGATTTTAATTTCTTTGTAAATTTACAGAAGTTAATTGAAGAAGAAGGACTTCAATGGAGTGCCATGTTCGATGACATCAGAAATACGATGGAAGCAGCGATAAAAAAATTTAGACTATCTTTACTAGAAAAACCTATAGTGCCCGCTAAGAAGAGTAATAGGGGTAGTATTATAGCCCCTATATTGGTTATTATAGCAATAATCTATTACTTAATGTCTCACGATGCTATTGTTTCAATATTAATAGGTATATTTGCATTAACCATAAATAGGGTTTGAAAAAGAAAGAAAATTAAGTTATTCTATCTTTATAACAGATGTACCAGCTATTGGTATCCTAATTGTTAGTACACCATTTTCATATTTCCCAGATATTTCAGCATCTTTGGCAACATTATAGGGCAATCTTATTACTTTTCTAATATATTTTGGCCTTTGAGTAAGGTACTTAACGCCAGGTTCGGTAATCTCCCTTTCTGCTTCTATTATCAATTCGTTTTGCCCACTAATTCTTGCTTTAATTTTCTCCTTGTTAAAACCAGCTAAATCAGCTACTACTACTAGGTATCCTCCTTCCTCATACATATCAACTGGTGGATAAACTAGCTCATAGAAACCTCTACTTAGTTCTTCACTTCTCTTCTGTAATTCTCTTCCTAAATAATACATGAATGAAATCCTTCCTCACCTCCTTCTCCTCTTAAGGAAAAACAATATTAATCTATATATTGCGTACCATTTGAGTAGTCTTTTCATAAATATTACTATCTCAGACAACATAAAATATTTTATTCCTAATTAATTTCTCATTGTTTAAGAGTCCTAATTTAAATTTAAGTACATATATAGGGAAATTTTAAAATACTGGCAAAAATCATGCTTTGGAATGTTAATAAAATTTATGATTTAATTTAATTTGTAATTTCTCAAGATTTATTTAATTTAATAATTCAAAAAATTATAAATCTCTGCTAATTAAAAATTATGTAATGATTAAGTTTGAAATCGCATATTTTATAGGTGAATTATAGAATTGTAAGGAATATGGAATTATCAGAGCTAATAAAGAGATAATAAATAAACGTAACGTGAAAAATTAATAAGCAAATATTTTTATTTCGTCCCAAAAACTACAATATGTGCTGGGAAAATTAATTTATGATTATTTACAAAAATATTCTTTTCCCTATCCTATTGATAAAAAGATATGCTCTGGCTGGGCGAAAGATTTACCTAGTAAAGGGGAAACAATACTTTATACTTCTTGCATGTACCAAACAGCATCTTTAAGTGAGGTCTATTCGAAGTTCATACCATATGCTGAAAAACTATCGCCCTTATCCTTTTTAGGTAGATTTATTAAGCCTAGCAAAGATGAGATAGAAAGAGCTTACAGAATTTTGAACAAAATAGCTCAACTTCTTAAAAGAAATGGGATAAATTTCGCATATCTCTATGAGGAGGAGCCATATAGTGGAGCCATACTTCTTGAACTAGGTTATTTAGACGAATTCGGTCAATACGCGAAAAGTGTATATAACTTTTTCAAGAACAAGGGAATAAAAAGAATAATAACAGTCGATCCTCATACTCATAATGCGCTTTCAAGGTATAATGAATTCGTAGAGCATTTTGATTTAGAGATAGTCAGTTACCTAGAACTTGTAAAAGATGTGAAAGGAGTAAATAGAGAAGAAACTTTCGTAATTCACGATTCTTGTCTTTACTCTCGTTTCCTTAATTTAAGAGATGTATACAGAGATTTAATTAATAAGTCTGGTATAAAGATTGTGGAGGACGAATTAATTACTGGCGTAGACACTTCATTCTGTTGCGGTTCGCCAATAAAGCCAATTAATCCAGATTTAAGTGATAAAATTGCTAAAGCTAGGGTAGAACAATTATCTAAGCTTAGTAAGAATATTATTGTAGTTTGCCCAATGTGTTATGCTAACCTTTCAAAGTACGGTAATGTAAAAGATTGGATTGAGGTGGTTGAATGAGTCAGGATTGGGAAATCGCAATACAAAGGACAATAAATAATAATGTACCGAGAGTTCACAAGATACTTGAAAATCATAAATATATTCTAGATCTTGCTAAGAAACTTAGGGAAGCTAAAATGAGAGTTTTGTCTGATTTAGAAACGTATGTAGAACAAACGTTAGAGGCTGTGAAAAGAACTGGTGGTAATGCTTATTTTGTTAATAATGCTGAAGAGGCTAAGGAGATTGTAGGAAAGATTGTTGGAAAAGGAAAGATAGTTGTGTTTGGAAAATCAATGGTTGCGTATGAATTGGGAATTAGAAAATATTTGCAACAACTGGGAAATGAGGTTTGGGAAACAGATTTAGGAGAGTTTCTAATTCAGTTAGCTGATGAACCACCTTCACATATTATTGCTCCAGCCGTTCATATGACAAAAGAGAGGGTTGCAAAACTGCTTAAAGAGAAGTTGGGTTTTGATGTTTCAGAGAGTTCTTCTCATGAAGAGCTTGTGCAAAAGGTTAGGGAATTTTTAAGAAATAAGTTTTTGTCAGCTAATGTTGGAATAACTGGTGCAAATGCAGTTGCAGCAGATGTAGGTTCCATAGTTCTTGTTGAAAATGAGGGAAACATTAGAATGAGTACCGTAGTACCACCGGTTCATATAGCAATTGTTGGTGTTGAAAAAATAGTTCCCACTCTTGAAGATGCTTTAATTGAGGCTTTAGTCCAAGCCGCTTATGCTGGTTTATATCCTCCAACATATATTAACGTTACTTCTGGTCCCAGCTCTACTGGAGATATTGAGATGAAAAGAGTTAGCCCTGCACATGGCCCTAAGGAATTTCACCTAATTTTAGTAGATAACGGTAGGTTAAAGGCGAGTAAGGATCCCATACTTAGGGAAGCCCTACTCTGTATTAGATGCGGGAGATGTCATCTTCACTGTCCAATCTATAGAGTTTTAGACGGGAGCTGGGGAGATGCTCCTTATAGTGGACCTATGGGTGCGATGTGGTCTTATATTATTTACAACGATTACAAACCAGCTCTATATTGTACTCACTCAGGTAATTGTAAGGAAGTATGTCCAATGAAAATAAATATTCCTAGAGTTCTAGAGTATATAAAATACATGGGCAATAAACAAAGAAGTGATAAGTAAGTTTTTAATCTCTCTAAGTAAAGTATGAATAATGTCCGTAAATCTCGATGTAAATGCGTTAAATAAGCTAAAAGATGCCTCGCTGTGGTTTATAATAGCAACTCTTATTGGGTTTATTGGGGTAGTAACGGTTTTTTCGGAGATCATTTCCATTGTAGCTTTCATACTATTACTGTTTGTAGCGATTCCTAAGCTAAAAGATGCCTTTAACCTATTTTTACAAACTGGTAAAGATGTTAGGAATGGTATAACCGGAGCTAATATACTACCGTGGGGATATATTATAATCTTTTTAGGTGGAATTATAGGTATCATAGGGTTATTCGCTATAAGTGCTGTTCTAGCTATATTTGGAACTCTACTAGTAGTTTTAGGTGTTCTACTAGAATTTATTGGTGGTTTATTAATTGGACTTTCTATATACAATTTAGGTAGATTTTATCAATCCGATTTAATGTGGATTGGTGGAATTCTAATAATTATCCCAGGGATTAACTTTGTTGGATGGATATTGACGTATATTAGTATAGACGATGTTTTGAAAAGACTGTCACCATCTCCAATAATACCTACTCCAGCAGCATCTATGCCTAGTGTTTCAGTTTATCAAGTAGGTACTGGAAGTTTATCTGCTGACGGTAAGGCTTCTCTTGTCTTATATTCCTCTACGCAATTACAGATCCAATCGGCTTCTATAGATAACACATTAATTTCTGTAAGTTGGGATAAGATAACTCCTTATATTCTAAATCCTGGTAATAATACCGTTACAATACAATTTCCACCATTAACAGGTTTTATTAGGGGAAGTGTTTACTCGGTTACGTTAGTATTAAGTAATGGTCAAACTGTAAAAGTATTCTTGACTTTTACATAAGTTAAAATTTTTTATTAACATAGTCCACGATTATCATATGAGCTCTTCTGCAATTAAATATCTCAGTTTAGGTATGCTAATTATTATCTTATCTTTACCTCTTGCAGTTATTATCTGGTATATTTCCTTACTTTTTGGAATCACACCGCCCATGAACGTGACAATTAATGGATTTCTCCTATCAATATTTTCTCCAATGATTTTAAGCGGAGCTTTTGTAGGTATTATTAATATGGCGTCTTTTTATAGAATTAGAATAGGTTTAAGAATATTAAATTTAGATCATAACACTACATTAGGTGCTTTACTAAATGTTGTTGCTTCAATCTTTTTATTTACTGGCAATTTATTAGTCTTATTATCTGCATTGGTTTCAGTTATTAATGTAATTACTATATTGGCTTGGATTTCAGCTGAAATATTAACTCTAGTATTCTATATTAGTGGCAATATATTTTTAGGAATAGGGTTAATGAGATTAGGAGAGCTAATGAAGAATTCTACGTTAAAAAACGGAGGAATGCTAATAACTTCTGTAGTTTTATCATATTTTGGATATATAATAGCCTATTTAGGTTTAAGGAAGATAAGTTCACAACAAATTGCTCATTATTTTCCGCTCATGTCAAATATAAAGGCCCCTTCAACTAAAAATGTTCTCTCAAGTAAAATAAAAACTCAAGGAAATGAAGAACTCACTATAACCCATCCCATCTACTATAAGGAAACTGTTAAGGTACGTAGGTTACAATCACAAGAGACTAGAAGTGTACAGCAACAGTCATATCAAACGCAAAAGATTCCATCCCCGCAACCGACAAAACAAGTATTACCCTCTACATTATCCCAATCATACACGCCAACATCGATGCCCCAATCACAGACTACTTTTGTAATTAACGGAAACGGAATATTGAAGTCTGATGGCACAGTATATCTTAATATTTATGTCTCTCAGCCTTGTATAATTTCTTCAGTAAAAATAGAAAATTTACCGTATTCTCCATTGTCTATACAGCCTCAAAGCTTACAGATAGGAAACAACCAAGTTTTGATAAAATTCGATAAAGTAGCTTTATTAGGGTTATTAAAAGGAAAAGAGTATAAACTTTACCTTACTTTAAGAACCTATAATATATATTACCCAGATCAAGTAGTAAAAATAAAATACGAAACTACTTAACGTTTTCTCATTATAAATACCGAAAGGATAACCCCGATTATAATGATTAATAAGACTCC
It encodes the following:
- a CDS encoding ABC1 kinase family protein, which encodes MIRELQVIIKLAPRVLRLREFRQREFKGEKVDEDEMRKEGRKLLEAFISLGPAFIKLGQVLSVHSDVLPEPYLKELSKLQDEVPPAPWEEVEPILREDLGEKFNEYEIEKKPISSASIGQVYLAKEKKSGKIVVIKVNRPRIKEIAERDVKVIQNLLPLTKYLFDESFYESLRAIVNDFSKRIFEEMDFTKEAFYMKKIKEELEEFPDVIVPESYYATKRVLIMEYLKGYKVTSPEAKKIVKPDYLAYRVFRTFMLLLLTKEYFHADPHPGNLAVDEKGNLILYDFGMVGRMDKETRNRLLRAYAALIRLDAIGLVKVLEELGAIQPEADREILAKGIELFLKTFEGITAETLEVETFLNAANEVFYRFPLKIPEKLAIYIRMTSVLGGTCTQIDPDFNFFVNLQKLIEEEGLQWSAMFDDIRNTMEAAIKKFRLSLLEKPIVPAKKSNRGSIIAPILVIIAIIYYLMSHDAIVSILIGIFALTINRV
- the hsp14 gene encoding archaeal heat shock protein Hsp14; amino-acid sequence: MYYLGRELQKRSEELSRGFYELVYPPVDMYEEGGYLVVVADLAGFNKEKIKARISGQNELIIEAEREITEPGVKYLTQRPKYIRKVIRLPYNVAKDAEISGKYENGVLTIRIPIAGTSVIKIE
- a CDS encoding (Fe-S)-binding protein, yielding MLGKLIYDYLQKYSFPYPIDKKICSGWAKDLPSKGETILYTSCMYQTASLSEVYSKFIPYAEKLSPLSFLGRFIKPSKDEIERAYRILNKIAQLLKRNGINFAYLYEEEPYSGAILLELGYLDEFGQYAKSVYNFFKNKGIKRIITVDPHTHNALSRYNEFVEHFDLEIVSYLELVKDVKGVNREETFVIHDSCLYSRFLNLRDVYRDLINKSGIKIVEDELITGVDTSFCCGSPIKPINPDLSDKIAKARVEQLSKLSKNIIVVCPMCYANLSKYGNVKDWIEVVE
- a CDS encoding LUD domain-containing protein — translated: MSQDWEIAIQRTINNNVPRVHKILENHKYILDLAKKLREAKMRVLSDLETYVEQTLEAVKRTGGNAYFVNNAEEAKEIVGKIVGKGKIVVFGKSMVAYELGIRKYLQQLGNEVWETDLGEFLIQLADEPPSHIIAPAVHMTKERVAKLLKEKLGFDVSESSSHEELVQKVREFLRNKFLSANVGITGANAVAADVGSIVLVENEGNIRMSTVVPPVHIAIVGVEKIVPTLEDALIEALVQAAYAGLYPPTYINVTSGPSSTGDIEMKRVSPAHGPKEFHLILVDNGRLKASKDPILREALLCIRCGRCHLHCPIYRVLDGSWGDAPYSGPMGAMWSYIIYNDYKPALYCTHSGNCKEVCPMKINIPRVLEYIKYMGNKQRSDK
- a CDS encoding DUF973 family protein, which encodes MSVNLDVNALNKLKDASLWFIIATLIGFIGVVTVFSEIISIVAFILLLFVAIPKLKDAFNLFLQTGKDVRNGITGANILPWGYIIIFLGGIIGIIGLFAISAVLAIFGTLLVVLGVLLEFIGGLLIGLSIYNLGRFYQSDLMWIGGILIIIPGINFVGWILTYISIDDVLKRLSPSPIIPTPAASMPSVSVYQVGTGSLSADGKASLVLYSSTQLQIQSASIDNTLISVSWDKITPYILNPGNNTVTIQFPPLTGFIRGSVYSVTLVLSNGQTVKVFLTFT
- a CDS encoding DUF973 family protein, with protein sequence MSSSAIKYLSLGMLIIILSLPLAVIIWYISLLFGITPPMNVTINGFLLSIFSPMILSGAFVGIINMASFYRIRIGLRILNLDHNTTLGALLNVVASIFLFTGNLLVLLSALVSVINVITILAWISAEILTLVFYISGNIFLGIGLMRLGELMKNSTLKNGGMLITSVVLSYFGYIIAYLGLRKISSQQIAHYFPLMSNIKAPSTKNVLSSKIKTQGNEELTITHPIYYKETVKVRRLQSQETRSVQQQSYQTQKIPSPQPTKQVLPSTLSQSYTPTSMPQSQTTFVINGNGILKSDGTVYLNIYVSQPCIISSVKIENLPYSPLSIQPQSLQIGNNQVLIKFDKVALLGLLKGKEYKLYLTLRTYNIYYPDQVVKIKYETT